Proteins from a genomic interval of Treponema brennaborense DSM 12168:
- a CDS encoding DUF2156 domain-containing protein — translation MNSIPDFPEFLPVSVDMRDELTAFCRNLKTEVSEFTFANIFLDSNKYAYRIARLSETSLAVAGTGPVRVFNGKDLGASFFWVMGDPPSAAQRAELFAGFGYWKNMDAALYVRGSAELEREGFQIAEDRDNFDYVYIRAELAALSGKAFHKKKNLVNAFINSYASEVKPLDTYTLPDALSVLESWKQTRPAEDPGDYAQCLYALEHFSLFGFSGIVAYADGVPAGFSVGEISAGGTMFIDLFEKGINSYKGIYQFVNQAQALQLPPSVQYVNREQDLGNEGLRQAKMTYRPHTFVKKYLVLPPSMC, via the coding sequence ATGAATTCTATCCCCGATTTTCCCGAATTTTTGCCGGTCAGCGTCGATATGCGTGACGAATTGACGGCTTTTTGCCGTAATCTGAAAACTGAAGTAAGTGAATTTACGTTTGCAAATATATTTTTGGACAGTAACAAGTACGCGTACCGCATTGCAAGACTTTCCGAAACGTCGCTCGCCGTAGCCGGAACCGGGCCCGTGCGCGTTTTTAACGGAAAAGACCTCGGTGCTTCCTTTTTCTGGGTCATGGGCGACCCGCCTTCCGCAGCACAGCGTGCCGAATTGTTTGCAGGGTTCGGTTATTGGAAAAATATGGACGCCGCTTTATACGTCCGCGGTTCCGCCGAGCTTGAGCGGGAGGGGTTTCAAATAGCTGAAGATCGGGATAACTTCGATTACGTTTATATCCGCGCGGAACTTGCGGCGCTTTCAGGCAAAGCGTTTCATAAAAAGAAAAATTTGGTAAACGCGTTCATCAATTCGTATGCTTCGGAGGTGAAACCGCTGGATACGTATACGCTGCCCGACGCGCTTTCCGTACTCGAAAGCTGGAAACAGACGCGTCCGGCTGAAGATCCGGGCGATTACGCGCAATGTCTGTACGCGCTTGAACATTTTTCCCTGTTCGGATTTTCCGGCATAGTCGCGTATGCCGACGGTGTTCCGGCCGGATTTTCGGTGGGGGAAATTTCCGCCGGCGGAACCATGTTCATCGATCTGTTTGAAAAAGGAATAAACAGTTATAAGGGAATTTACCAATTCGTCAATCAGGCGCAGGCGCTGCAGCTTCCGCCTTCGGTACAATACGTTAATCGAGAACAGGATTTGGGCAACGAGGGACTTCGGCAGGCAAAGATGACGTACCGTCCGCATACTTTCGTAAAGAAGTATCTGGTACTTCCTCCGTCGATGTGTTAA
- the pepT gene encoding peptidase T: MKPAILSAPFTDALLARFLKYVQIWTTSDSSRSDAGTVPSTERQADFAQLLAQELRTLGVSDVTVTAHSYVCARIPATPGMEDAPAVGFLAHLDTTEEVSGLNVRPNVLENYQGTPIRLADGAGLDPAQDAALARAAGDTIITSDGTTLLGADDKAGIAIIMSAAEELLKTAPDGKPALPHGTVEIVFSPDEETGHGMDHVPLGWFTARQCYTVDGGQAGEIEAECFNAWKSEITFSGKAKHTGTARPDMVNAVTMAADFISFLPRNEAPETTDSYQGFYAPMEITGHLESAAVTLFLRDFDTEGMKRRLQNVETFAQAIEKKFPGAKVSVTHTQQYLNMKEKIDQCPAITENLVQAVRQAGLEPVFKPIRGGTDGARLTEMGIPCPNIFTGGHNYHSRTEWAALSQMAYAVQTVLNLIRLQTGTVMSVSK, translated from the coding sequence ATGAAACCCGCAATTTTGAGCGCACCTTTTACCGACGCATTGCTGGCACGTTTTCTCAAATACGTGCAGATATGGACAACCAGCGACAGTTCCCGTTCCGACGCGGGAACCGTCCCGTCTACCGAGCGGCAAGCCGATTTTGCACAACTTTTGGCACAGGAACTGCGAACGCTCGGCGTATCCGACGTTACCGTAACCGCACATTCGTACGTCTGCGCCCGCATTCCGGCAACTCCCGGCATGGAAGACGCGCCGGCCGTCGGTTTTTTGGCACATCTGGACACGACGGAAGAGGTGAGCGGGCTGAACGTCCGCCCCAACGTTCTGGAAAACTATCAAGGTACGCCGATCCGGCTTGCGGACGGAGCCGGGCTCGATCCTGCCCAAGACGCGGCGCTCGCCCGTGCAGCGGGCGACACGATCATCACGTCCGACGGGACGACGCTGCTCGGCGCGGACGACAAGGCGGGCATCGCAATCATCATGAGCGCGGCGGAGGAACTGCTCAAAACCGCTCCGGACGGAAAGCCCGCGCTGCCGCACGGTACGGTCGAAATCGTATTTTCTCCCGATGAAGAAACGGGGCACGGCATGGATCACGTACCGCTCGGCTGGTTTACTGCGCGGCAATGCTACACCGTAGACGGCGGACAGGCCGGAGAAATCGAAGCGGAATGTTTTAACGCCTGGAAAAGCGAAATCACGTTCAGCGGAAAAGCAAAGCACACCGGAACAGCGCGCCCCGACATGGTGAACGCCGTCACGATGGCTGCGGATTTCATTTCGTTTCTGCCGCGGAACGAAGCGCCGGAAACCACCGATTCGTATCAGGGATTTTACGCTCCCATGGAAATAACCGGCCATCTGGAATCGGCGGCCGTTACGCTTTTTCTCCGCGACTTCGACACGGAGGGAATGAAACGGCGGCTGCAAAACGTCGAAACGTTTGCCCAAGCGATTGAAAAAAAGTTTCCCGGTGCAAAAGTTTCCGTAACGCACACGCAGCAATATCTGAACATGAAAGAAAAAATCGACCAATGTCCGGCTATAACGGAAAATCTGGTGCAGGCGGTGCGGCAGGCGGGATTGGAACCGGTATTCAAACCGATACGCGGCGGTACCGACGGCGCGCGGCTTACGGAAATGGGCATTCCCTGCCCGAACATTTTTACCGGCGGACACAATTATCATTCGCGCACCGAATGGGCGGCGTTGTCACAAATGGCGTACGCCGTTCAAACGGTGCTGAACTTGATCCGATTGCAGACCGGAACCGTAATGTCCGTTTCAAAATAA
- a CDS encoding TIGR03905 family TSCPD domain-containing protein — translation MKHYTPKGVCSRNITFDIVDGVVTGVAFEGGCSGNLQGIGKLVEGMPVAEVVSRLKGIRCGFKSTSCPDQLARALENEHE, via the coding sequence ATGAAACACTATACGCCGAAAGGAGTTTGTTCACGTAATATAACGTTCGACATCGTCGACGGCGTCGTTACCGGAGTTGCGTTTGAAGGCGGCTGCAGCGGAAATTTGCAGGGAATCGGTAAATTGGTAGAAGGTATGCCGGTTGCGGAAGTCGTATCGCGGCTTAAAGGCATCCGCTGCGGTTTCAAATCGACCAGCTGCCCGGATCAGCTCGCCCGTGCATTGGAGAACGAACATGAATAA
- the murA gene encoding UDP-N-acetylglucosamine 1-carboxyvinyltransferase, translated as MNNPYEYRIEGGFPIKGTVTVSGNKNAALPCIAAALLTAEPVVLQNVPDIKDTGVMLQILEALGASVKKIAANAWEICAADPIRTEIPQELSKKLRASILFAGPLTARTGKATLPPPGGDVIGRRRLDTHFLALTELGARVAVNGQFAFTANKLVGADIFLDEASVTATENAVMAAVLAEGHTIITNAASEPHVQDLCKMLNAMGAKIGGVGSNILEIDGVTELHGCTYRIGPDYMEIGSFIGLAAATRGSVTICGVEPRDLRPVKLAFGKLGITWHIEGDSLTVPVGQAMQVNTDLGGMIPKIDDSPWPGFPPDLTSIMTVVATQVEGTVLIHEKMFESRMFFVDKLIGMGARITLCDPHRAVVSGPCTLHGDHLVSPDVRAGMAMVIAAMAAHGESVISNVYQVERGYEHLIERLQSLGAHIEKADCGD; from the coding sequence ATGAATAATCCGTACGAATACCGAATTGAAGGCGGATTCCCGATCAAAGGAACCGTTACGGTAAGCGGCAACAAAAACGCCGCCCTGCCGTGCATCGCGGCGGCGCTGCTCACCGCGGAACCGGTCGTTTTGCAGAACGTGCCCGATATAAAAGATACCGGCGTCATGCTGCAAATTCTTGAAGCGCTCGGTGCTTCGGTAAAAAAGATCGCCGCCAACGCCTGGGAGATCTGTGCCGCCGATCCGATCCGCACCGAAATTCCGCAGGAACTTTCAAAAAAACTGCGGGCGTCGATCCTATTCGCCGGCCCGCTCACGGCGAGAACCGGCAAGGCAACACTGCCTCCGCCCGGCGGCGACGTCATCGGACGGAGGCGGCTCGACACGCACTTTCTGGCGCTCACTGAACTGGGAGCGCGCGTGGCGGTAAACGGACAGTTCGCGTTTACCGCGAACAAACTGGTGGGAGCGGACATTTTTCTTGACGAAGCGTCGGTTACCGCCACGGAAAACGCCGTCATGGCGGCCGTGCTTGCCGAGGGACACACGATCATCACGAACGCCGCAAGCGAACCGCACGTACAGGATTTGTGCAAAATGCTGAACGCGATGGGCGCAAAAATCGGCGGCGTCGGCAGCAATATTCTGGAAATAGACGGCGTTACCGAATTGCACGGCTGCACGTACCGCATCGGCCCCGATTACATGGAAATAGGTTCGTTTATCGGACTCGCGGCGGCTACGCGCGGCAGCGTTACCATATGCGGCGTTGAACCGCGCGATCTGCGCCCGGTCAAATTGGCGTTCGGAAAGCTCGGCATCACGTGGCATATCGAAGGCGATTCGCTCACCGTTCCCGTCGGACAGGCGATGCAGGTAAACACGGATTTGGGCGGTATGATTCCCAAAATAGACGACTCACCGTGGCCCGGATTTCCGCCCGATCTGACGAGCATAATGACGGTCGTCGCGACGCAAGTTGAAGGAACCGTCCTGATTCACGAAAAAATGTTTGAATCGCGGATGTTTTTCGTCGACAAGCTGATCGGCATGGGCGCGCGCATCACGCTGTGCGACCCGCACCGCGCCGTCGTGTCGGGGCCGTGCACGCTGCACGGTGATCATCTGGTTTCACCCGACGTGCGAGCAGGCATGGCGATGGTCATTGCCGCAATGGCCGCGCACGGCGAAAGCGTTATCAGCAATGTGTATCAGGTCGAACGCGGCTACGAACATCTGATCGAACGTCTCCAAAGTCTCGGCGCTCATATTGAAAAAGCCGACTGCGGTGATTAG
- a CDS encoding J domain-containing protein: protein MRKFPLQKYACRVVFGLVGLLAGWGGAAAGLAIGWAADIIVDRVREDVRRKKAADNPTSRGSGSRDAVSGITEPFCGAELVCALAVYCVSDAQIAAEQLRACFGIIGGADWFSLCRPASEAESLNGDLLTECLAALIKQNESAVPVERVFTLLAALEFGWNEAERGRKPSAYLAELLGRRTVSNEIAAAYLILDIPSAASDADVKAAHRRLVSLYHPDTLACLPERQQEIARSAFIRIQHAYETVAAARGW from the coding sequence ATGCGTAAGTTTCCGCTGCAAAAATACGCGTGCCGCGTCGTTTTTGGTTTGGTCGGTCTTCTTGCCGGTTGGGGCGGAGCCGCCGCGGGGCTCGCGATCGGCTGGGCGGCCGATATTATCGTCGATCGGGTGCGCGAAGACGTGCGCCGCAAAAAGGCGGCCGATAATCCGACTTCTCGCGGGAGCGGCAGCCGGGACGCCGTTTCCGGTATTACCGAACCGTTTTGCGGAGCGGAACTGGTGTGCGCGCTCGCCGTATACTGCGTTTCGGACGCGCAGATCGCGGCGGAACAGTTGCGTGCCTGTTTCGGAATTATCGGCGGTGCCGATTGGTTCAGTCTGTGCCGGCCCGCAAGTGAGGCCGAGAGTTTGAACGGGGATCTTTTAACGGAATGTCTGGCGGCGCTCATAAAGCAAAACGAGAGCGCCGTGCCGGTTGAGCGTGTGTTCACGCTGCTTGCCGCTTTGGAATTCGGCTGGAACGAAGCCGAACGGGGCAGAAAACCGTCGGCATATCTTGCGGAACTTTTGGGGCGGCGCACCGTTTCAAACGAAATTGCCGCCGCGTATCTGATCCTCGATATTCCGTCGGCGGCTTCCGATGCGGACGTAAAAGCGGCGCATCGCCGGCTCGTTTCGCTCTATCATCCCGATACGCTTGCGTGCCTGCCCGAACGGCAACAGGAAATCGCCCGTTCGGCTTTTATACGCATTCAGCACGCGTACGAAACGGTCGCGGCGGCGCGCGGCTGGTAA
- a CDS encoding STAS domain-containing protein, with product MSNNNNLVPGFDDEKDESLKISLQKCEPVEQGIVIRLNGYIDTYNSTFFRKRVNAIVESNFINLIFDCSSLNYVSSTGIGSFTAFLRKVKPKGGDIVLLRIQPKVYEVFQLLGFSQFFNIKENEDEAVSFFRQEPSLTNSVFPKIFACPVCSKRLKTTKAGRFRCSECKSILAIDNQGQVFLG from the coding sequence ATGAGCAATAATAATAATTTAGTTCCCGGATTTGATGATGAAAAGGACGAAAGCCTGAAAATATCTTTGCAAAAGTGTGAACCCGTAGAACAAGGCATTGTCATTCGTTTGAACGGTTATATAGATACATACAATTCGACCTTTTTTCGGAAAAGGGTTAACGCGATCGTTGAATCGAATTTTATCAATCTGATTTTTGATTGTTCTTCATTGAATTACGTTTCGTCGACCGGTATCGGTTCGTTTACTGCGTTTCTGCGCAAAGTGAAGCCTAAAGGCGGCGATATCGTACTGCTGCGCATCCAGCCGAAAGTGTATGAAGTGTTTCAATTGCTGGGTTTTTCGCAGTTTTTCAATATCAAGGAAAACGAAGACGAAGCGGTCTCTTTTTTCCGACAGGAGCCGTCTTTAACGAACAGTGTGTTTCCGAAAATATTTGCCTGCCCGGTGTGTTCAAAGCGTCTTAAAACGACGAAGGCCGGCCGCTTTCGGTGTTCGGAATGTAAATCGATTCTGGCGATCGACAATCAGGGACAGGTCTTTTTGGGTTGA
- a CDS encoding SDR family NAD(P)-dependent oxidoreductase translates to MCTFKDRRAVIIGGSGGIGARVARLLAREGAALTVHGGSDSARFAALCAELAASVPVQPLTQRFSAALLPQLESSAVYDAVRSADILCVCTGPFLQKPLDRMSCADWIDVAALNYTLPGCLVSAALPHMQEKRWGRIMLMGGTRTHVINAFRTNAAYGGAKTAVCSLVKSVAASYAAFGISCNAVLPGFTDTEYQPDSLKAVLARKMPTGAMIAPEAIAEAVLFLLKTPEINGALLNVDAGWVP, encoded by the coding sequence ATGTGTACTTTTAAAGATCGCCGCGCGGTGATTATCGGCGGATCGGGGGGCATTGGTGCGCGCGTTGCGCGGCTGCTGGCTCGCGAAGGCGCCGCTTTGACCGTGCACGGCGGCAGTGATTCCGCCCGATTTGCCGCATTATGTGCGGAACTTGCCGCTTCCGTTCCCGTGCAGCCGCTGACGCAGCGGTTCAGCGCAGCGTTGCTGCCGCAGCTGGAATCGTCAGCCGTATACGACGCCGTCCGTTCGGCGGATATCCTGTGCGTCTGCACAGGCCCGTTCCTGCAAAAACCGCTCGACCGGATGTCCTGCGCCGACTGGATTGATGTGGCGGCGCTGAATTACACGCTGCCGGGCTGCCTTGTTTCGGCGGCGCTTCCGCACATGCAGGAAAAACGCTGGGGCCGCATCATGCTGATGGGCGGCACCCGTACTCACGTGATCAACGCGTTCCGTACGAACGCCGCGTACGGCGGTGCAAAGACGGCGGTGTGCAGTCTGGTAAAATCCGTCGCCGCTTCTTACGCGGCTTTCGGCATATCGTGCAACGCCGTTCTGCCCGGTTTTACCGATACCGAATATCAGCCGGACTCGCTGAAGGCCGTTTTGGCGCGTAAAATGCCGACCGGCGCAATGATCGCACCGGAAGCAATTGCGGAAGCGGTGCTGTTTCTGCTGAAAACGCCGGAAATAAACGGTGCGCTGCTCAATGTGGACGCCGGCTGGGTTCCCTGA
- a CDS encoding RNA methyltransferase, whose product MDLSRICIVLAHPEESRNVGAVCRAMANSGMKKLRIVGKKQDYDDERVRILAIHAAGIWERAEFFETITQATADCPLSAGTTRRKGKKRKNMLLLPEEFARQAAAVPGAAVVFGNERTGLTDEELAECTVGVTIPSHESFASLNLSHAVQIICYTLFRAARTRSPGYTPVPLDRLDAAVGTIADDLRKIGFFSVTGRADMERFWRSILARAALSEGECRYIEKIFDKAAGLASKNGASEPADQKAELNTTC is encoded by the coding sequence ATGGATTTATCCCGAATTTGCATCGTTTTAGCGCATCCGGAAGAGAGCCGGAACGTCGGCGCCGTCTGCCGCGCCATGGCGAACTCCGGCATGAAAAAACTCCGCATCGTCGGCAAAAAACAGGACTACGACGACGAACGGGTCCGGATTTTGGCCATTCACGCCGCCGGCATCTGGGAACGGGCGGAGTTTTTTGAAACGATTACCCAAGCGACGGCGGACTGCCCGCTTTCAGCCGGAACGACGCGCCGGAAAGGGAAAAAACGCAAAAACATGCTGCTGCTTCCCGAAGAATTCGCGCGGCAGGCGGCGGCAGTGCCGGGTGCGGCCGTCGTGTTCGGCAACGAACGGACGGGATTGACCGACGAAGAACTTGCCGAATGCACGGTCGGCGTTACCATTCCCTCGCACGAATCGTTTGCGTCGCTCAATTTATCGCATGCAGTCCAAATTATCTGCTACACGCTGTTCCGCGCGGCGCGGACGCGGTCTCCCGGATACACACCCGTTCCTCTCGACAGACTCGACGCGGCGGTCGGCACGATCGCCGACGACTTGCGGAAAATCGGTTTTTTCAGCGTAACCGGCCGTGCCGACATGGAACGGTTCTGGCGGTCGATTCTGGCACGCGCCGCGCTGTCGGAAGGAGAATGCCGTTATATTGAAAAAATTTTCGACAAAGCGGCGGGGCTCGCTTCAAAAAACGGCGCGTCGGAGCCGGCGGATCAGAAAGCCGAATTGAATACGACGTGCTGA
- a CDS encoding sigma 54-interacting transcriptional regulator: protein MKSSVFLYSCDRRIRDLCRQCGLFCSFYYYSDFDVFCAEIMTVPPALILIDYALAATVGPESIARFCSCAGAVPVFFLSFEDCSQFTRWFSRLGVQEVITLPCRPAYLAAKLNPLLERLQQSVGEWSKTLGFNESEFSDIIGTTPEMYRLKYLLARFARTDTPLLLSGESGTGKTYIAERIHNVSLRSGNSFHAVNMASIPAQLAEAELFGTAAGAFTDAVSRNGYFAYAERGTLLLDEIGELPVPVQPKLLHVLENNTYYRVGSPVKQQCNVRFLFATNADLQKQIKCRRFREDLYYRIAVIPVLIPPLRERKPDIPVLAEHFLVPYRKTLSAAGLRKLCDYNWPGNIRELKNCLTRACLISPSAVVQDQHVVFNSAF, encoded by the coding sequence TTGAAAAGTTCTGTATTTCTCTACTCGTGTGACCGCCGGATACGGGATTTGTGCCGGCAGTGCGGATTGTTTTGCAGTTTTTACTATTATAGTGATTTCGACGTATTCTGTGCGGAAATCATGACCGTGCCTCCCGCTCTCATTTTAATCGATTACGCACTGGCAGCAACCGTCGGCCCCGAATCTATCGCGCGGTTCTGTTCCTGTGCGGGTGCCGTTCCCGTTTTTTTTCTTTCTTTTGAAGACTGCTCGCAGTTTACGCGATGGTTTTCCCGTTTGGGCGTTCAGGAGGTCATTACGCTGCCGTGCCGGCCGGCGTATTTGGCTGCAAAACTGAATCCGCTGCTTGAACGGCTCCAGCAGAGTGTCGGGGAGTGGAGTAAAACGCTCGGATTTAATGAATCCGAATTTTCCGACATCATAGGAACGACGCCGGAAATGTACCGGTTGAAATATCTGCTCGCCCGTTTTGCCCGTACCGATACGCCGCTGCTGCTTTCCGGCGAAAGCGGAACGGGCAAGACGTATATAGCCGAACGGATTCACAACGTGTCGCTGCGCTCCGGCAATTCGTTTCACGCCGTCAATATGGCGTCCATTCCGGCGCAGCTTGCGGAAGCGGAATTATTCGGTACGGCTGCGGGGGCGTTTACGGACGCCGTTTCGCGGAACGGATATTTTGCGTATGCGGAGCGCGGGACGCTGCTTTTGGATGAAATCGGGGAACTGCCGGTTCCGGTGCAGCCCAAGCTGCTGCACGTACTTGAAAACAACACTTATTATCGCGTCGGATCTCCGGTAAAACAGCAGTGCAACGTCCGATTCCTGTTTGCAACGAACGCGGATTTGCAGAAACAGATAAAATGCCGCCGGTTTCGGGAAGATTTATACTACCGAATCGCCGTCATTCCCGTTCTCATTCCGCCGCTGCGCGAACGGAAACCCGATATTCCGGTGCTTGCCGAGCATTTTTTGGTTCCGTACCGTAAAACGCTTTCCGCCGCCGGGCTGCGTAAATTGTGCGATTACAACTGGCCGGGCAATATCCGCGAACTGAAAAACTGTCTGACGCGGGCTTGTCTGATAAGTCCGTCCGCCGTAGTGCAGGATCAGCACGTCGTATTCAATTCGGCTTTCTGA
- a CDS encoding WecB/TagA/CpsF family glycosyltransferase, with product MATKRISLLRIPIDILPPEQVEQEILELVEKPGTKQIIFLSVWGLLKARSNAKFRECVNNADLILPVSKSLLHGASFLKLAVPVRYDPFSAVISFLNALDSRYKSVYLFGDRKKTLSKAEHNVRMTFPGLHVIGRYVGYYPKHVEPDIVSAIYKASPSLVLISDGVSEKDCWPYHRRNRFSSSTFVYYRDMIGIFAKRVKHVSPKIFDKGLEIWGEILHNPLKIFLVFPFFWYIIVLVWYKIIKPDQ from the coding sequence ATGGCGACAAAGCGGATTTCCCTGCTGAGAATACCGATCGATATTTTACCGCCCGAACAAGTCGAACAGGAAATTCTTGAACTGGTGGAAAAACCGGGAACGAAGCAAATCATATTTTTATCGGTCTGGGGTCTGCTGAAAGCCCGTTCCAACGCGAAATTCCGCGAATGCGTGAATAACGCTGATCTGATATTGCCCGTATCGAAGAGCCTGCTTCACGGCGCGTCTTTTTTGAAACTGGCCGTTCCGGTGCGCTACGATCCGTTTTCGGCTGTTATCTCGTTTCTGAACGCGCTCGATTCGCGATACAAATCCGTGTATCTGTTCGGCGACCGCAAGAAGACGCTGTCCAAGGCGGAACACAACGTGCGGATGACGTTTCCCGGTCTGCACGTTATCGGCCGATACGTCGGTTACTATCCCAAACACGTCGAACCCGACATCGTTTCGGCCATTTATAAAGCTTCTCCGTCTTTAGTTCTGATCAGCGACGGTGTTTCCGAAAAGGACTGCTGGCCGTATCACCGGCGTAACCGTTTTTCTTCAAGTACGTTCGTATATTATCGTGATATGATCGGTATTTTTGCAAAACGGGTAAAACACGTCTCTCCGAAAATATTTGATAAAGGTCTTGAAATCTGGGGTGAAATTCTCCACAATCCGCTGAAAATATTTCTTGTTTTTCCGTTTTTCTGGTATATAATAGTATTGGTATGGTATAAAATCATAAAGCCGGATCAATAA
- a CDS encoding RsmE family RNA methyltransferase — translation MRQFIAPSEPDPRGRITVTGKDFRYLRNVLRLQPDDTLDVRLSGGELCRMRVAEVKAAGSALVLERCGARSEGARATAETGVPAGAIEGADGGVRAPLWLFQFMPKAQKMDLIVRQAAETGVAVIVPVRGARSQKSDCIERRERWQRIVREARQQSGSPVETTVAEPLDLDGALRLWSGRCGARPCAVALYEESAGCLPLHSCAARMCASGTSEKPTAPCTAAALAVGCEGGLSPDEIDVLQRAGFAPVHFDTNILRTETAALYGIAALQTILTEYTSWRQSGFPC, via the coding sequence ATGCGGCAGTTTATTGCTCCGTCCGAACCGGATCCCCGCGGCAGGATCACCGTTACCGGTAAGGATTTTCGGTATTTGCGGAACGTATTGCGACTGCAACCGGACGACACGCTCGACGTGCGGCTGAGCGGCGGTGAATTGTGCCGGATGCGCGTCGCGGAAGTGAAGGCGGCCGGAAGCGCGTTGGTCTTGGAACGGTGCGGCGCACGTTCCGAAGGTGCGCGCGCTACCGCCGAAACGGGGGTGCCGGCCGGTGCGATCGAAGGTGCGGACGGCGGTGTCCGTGCGCCGCTGTGGCTGTTTCAGTTTATGCCCAAAGCGCAGAAGATGGATCTGATCGTCCGGCAGGCTGCCGAAACGGGCGTCGCCGTTATCGTTCCGGTGCGGGGCGCGCGGTCTCAAAAATCCGACTGCATCGAACGCCGGGAGCGCTGGCAGCGCATCGTGCGTGAAGCGCGGCAGCAAAGCGGTTCTCCCGTTGAAACAACCGTAGCGGAACCGCTCGATTTGGACGGCGCGCTCCGTTTATGGAGCGGCCGCTGCGGGGCGCGTCCGTGCGCCGTGGCGCTGTACGAAGAATCTGCCGGCTGTCTGCCGCTTCATTCGTGTGCGGCTCGTATGTGCGCTTCCGGAACTTCCGAAAAACCGACGGCACCCTGTACGGCCGCCGCGCTGGCGGTCGGCTGCGAAGGCGGACTTTCGCCTGACGAAATAGACGTACTGCAGCGTGCGGGATTCGCGCCGGTGCATTTTGACACGAACATATTGCGTACTGAAACTGCAGCCCTGTATGGAATCGCTGCATTGCAAACCATTTTGACGGAGTATACATCATGGCGACAAAGCGGATTTCCCTGCTGA